The Variovorax paradoxus B4 genome includes a region encoding these proteins:
- a CDS encoding substrate-binding domain-containing protein — MTAPTIQGLCSMATRGLLDELVAAHAQRTGVPAAFLAIGGVEAARRVSTGEPFDVVVLASDAIDKLVAQGRLDAAGKVDLVHSGVAVAVPAGAVHPDISTEDALRSAVRAASGIAYSTGPSGVALMALFERWGMADEIRDRLVQAPPGVPVGSLLARGDAALGFQQWSELIGIEGIDLIGPLPPEVQITTVFSAAPVVGCAQPAAVRALLEFMRSADSADAKRRHGMAPA; from the coding sequence ATGACGGCGCCGACGATCCAGGGCCTCTGCTCGATGGCGACCCGGGGCTTGCTGGATGAGCTTGTGGCCGCCCATGCGCAACGCACCGGTGTGCCGGCCGCCTTCCTGGCGATTGGCGGTGTCGAGGCTGCGCGGCGCGTGTCCACGGGCGAGCCCTTCGACGTGGTGGTGCTGGCCTCGGACGCGATCGACAAGCTCGTCGCACAGGGCAGGCTCGATGCCGCCGGCAAGGTCGACCTGGTGCATTCGGGCGTGGCCGTGGCGGTGCCTGCGGGCGCGGTGCATCCCGATATTTCCACCGAAGACGCGCTGCGCAGCGCGGTCCGGGCTGCGTCCGGCATCGCGTACTCGACCGGACCGAGCGGTGTCGCCTTGATGGCATTGTTCGAGCGCTGGGGCATGGCCGACGAGATCCGCGACCGCCTGGTGCAGGCGCCGCCCGGCGTGCCGGTCGGCTCGCTGCTCGCACGCGGCGATGCCGCCCTGGGGTTCCAGCAATGGAGCGAGCTGATCGGCATCGAAGGCATCGATCTGATCGGTCCCTTGCCGCCGGAGGTTCAGATCACCACGGTCTTTTCCGCCGCGCCGGTTGTCGGCTGTGCCCAGCCGGCCGCAGTGCGCGCGCTGCTCGAATTCATGCGTTCGGCGGACAGCGCCGACGCCAAGCGCCGGCATGGCATGGCGCCGGCCTGA
- a CDS encoding Bug family tripartite tricarboxylate transporter substrate binding protein, producing the protein MTTGITRRQACVWSAGSALWLASRSAAAETYPDHPPHLVVPFTPGGSTDVLARGIGQELGRAWNQAVVIDNVPGAGGSVGAEKVAKAPADGYTLLMGHIGTLAINPSLYPKLGYHPLRSFVPVAWVARVPNVLVVHASVPARTLAELVALAKARPGQLAYGSGGNGSAAHIAMEYLKLQTGASLLHIPYRGTAPAVNDLLAGQLQALFTGAPALLPHIKAGKLRALAVSSPRRIALLPDVPTVAESGVAGTSDFEADQWYGVVAPAGMPAPIVAMINQQINLSLDSAEVRARLAAEGAEATPATPQAFGQLIASEIVRWERVIKSARITVD; encoded by the coding sequence ATGACAACCGGCATCACCCGTCGCCAGGCCTGCGTCTGGTCCGCAGGCAGCGCGCTCTGGCTCGCGAGCCGCAGCGCTGCAGCCGAGACCTATCCGGACCATCCGCCGCACCTCGTCGTTCCGTTCACGCCCGGCGGCTCCACCGACGTGCTGGCGCGCGGCATCGGGCAGGAGCTGGGCCGCGCGTGGAACCAGGCGGTGGTGATCGACAACGTGCCCGGCGCGGGCGGCTCCGTCGGCGCGGAGAAGGTCGCGAAGGCGCCCGCGGACGGCTACACGCTGCTGATGGGGCACATCGGTACGCTGGCCATCAACCCGTCTCTTTACCCGAAGCTCGGCTACCACCCGCTGCGCAGCTTCGTGCCCGTGGCATGGGTCGCACGGGTGCCGAACGTGCTCGTGGTCCATGCGTCGGTGCCGGCGCGCACGCTGGCCGAGCTGGTGGCGCTGGCCAAGGCCAGGCCCGGCCAGCTGGCCTACGGCTCCGGCGGCAACGGCAGCGCGGCGCACATCGCGATGGAATACCTCAAGCTGCAGACCGGCGCCTCGCTGCTGCACATTCCCTACCGTGGCACCGCGCCGGCCGTGAACGACCTGCTGGCGGGCCAGCTGCAGGCGCTTTTCACCGGAGCGCCCGCGCTGCTGCCGCACATCAAGGCGGGGAAGCTCCGTGCGCTGGCGGTGTCGAGCCCGCGCCGCATCGCGCTGCTGCCCGACGTGCCCACGGTGGCCGAGAGCGGCGTGGCCGGCACCAGCGACTTCGAGGCCGACCAGTGGTACGGTGTGGTGGCGCCGGCCGGCATGCCCGCGCCGATCGTCGCGATGATCAACCAGCAGATCAACCTCTCGCTCGACTCGGCGGAGGTCAGGGCGCGCCTGGCGGCCGAGGGCGCCGAGGCCACGCCCGCCACGCCGCAGGCCTTCGGCCAGCTGATCGCGAGCGAGATCGTGCGCTGGGAGCGCGTGATCAAGTCGGCCCGCATCACCGTCGATTGA
- a CDS encoding Bug family tripartite tricarboxylate transporter substrate binding protein — protein MKTTLIRRHFLTLASALALGAPVHASAADAYPSKPIKILVGYSAGGAVDAIARSVGQRMSAILGQPVVVENKPGAGTNIAVKALIASPPDGYTLLLAANALAVNPSLFEPAPYDLERDLTPVASVGRVPVVFTVREGSAIRTLPELVAAAKARPGGVTVATPGNGSTPHLAMELFQHTAGLSLRHVPYKGGAQAITDVLGGHVDVVAVNALEVLPLAKSGKLKVLAVMSSERAAVLPGVPTVAESGYPGFESSVWYGFVAPARLPQPVLDKLHDAVQKALQSPEVRDQLAAAGGVALPGPAAQFDKLLKTDAARYGKLIREANIKPD, from the coding sequence ATGAAGACAACTCTGATCCGCCGCCACTTTCTGACGCTGGCAAGTGCGCTGGCGCTCGGCGCCCCGGTGCACGCCAGCGCCGCCGATGCCTATCCCTCCAAGCCCATCAAGATCCTGGTCGGCTACAGCGCCGGCGGTGCGGTCGACGCCATCGCGCGCTCGGTCGGCCAGCGCATGTCGGCCATCCTCGGCCAGCCGGTGGTGGTGGAGAACAAGCCGGGCGCGGGGACCAACATCGCGGTGAAGGCGCTCATCGCGAGCCCGCCCGACGGCTACACGCTGCTGCTCGCGGCCAACGCGCTGGCAGTGAACCCGTCGCTCTTCGAGCCCGCGCCCTACGACCTCGAGCGCGATCTGACACCGGTCGCTTCGGTCGGCCGCGTGCCCGTGGTGTTCACGGTGCGCGAAGGCTCGGCCATCAGGACGCTGCCCGAGTTGGTGGCAGCGGCCAAGGCCAGGCCGGGCGGCGTCACGGTGGCCACGCCGGGCAACGGGTCCACGCCGCATCTCGCGATGGAACTGTTCCAGCATACGGCCGGCCTCTCGCTGCGCCACGTGCCCTACAAGGGCGGCGCGCAGGCCATCACGGACGTGCTGGGCGGGCATGTCGACGTGGTGGCGGTCAACGCGCTCGAGGTGCTGCCGCTCGCGAAGTCGGGCAAGCTGAAGGTGCTGGCGGTGATGAGCAGCGAGCGCGCCGCGGTGCTCCCGGGTGTGCCGACGGTGGCCGAGTCGGGCTATCCGGGCTTCGAGTCCAGCGTCTGGTATGGATTCGTTGCGCCCGCCAGGCTCCCGCAGCCGGTGCTCGACAAGCTGCACGACGCGGTGCAGAAGGCGCTCCAATCGCCCGAAGTGCGCGACCAGCTCGCCGCGGCAGGCGGCGTTGCCTTGCCCGGACCGGCGGCGCAATTCGACAAGCTGCTCAAGACCGATGCGGCGCGCTACGGCAAGCTGATCCGCGAAGCCAACATCAAGCCCGATTGA
- a CDS encoding VOC family protein, which yields MNQGIEVVGLYVHDQDEALAFYVEKLGFRVHTDVGNGDYRWLTVQHPDQPSFQLGLFTPGPPVLDAATAQAVRAIVAKGAMPPLVLTVDDCRAAYARLLALGVEFTQEPVDRYGTVDAGFRDPSGNGWKMIQGRG from the coding sequence ATGAATCAGGGCATTGAAGTCGTCGGTCTGTACGTGCACGACCAAGACGAAGCGCTTGCGTTTTATGTCGAGAAGCTCGGTTTCCGCGTCCACACGGACGTGGGAAACGGGGACTACCGCTGGCTCACGGTGCAGCACCCGGACCAGCCGTCGTTCCAGCTCGGCCTGTTCACGCCCGGGCCGCCGGTGCTCGATGCGGCCACGGCGCAGGCCGTGCGCGCCATCGTGGCCAAGGGCGCGATGCCGCCGCTCGTTCTGACGGTCGACGACTGCCGCGCCGCCTACGCCCGGTTGCTTGCGCTGGGAGTGGAGTTCACGCAGGAGCCGGTGGATCGCTACGGCACCGTGGACGCGGGCTTTCGCGATCCATCGGGGAACGGGTGGAAGATGATCCAGGGGCGCGGCTGA
- a CDS encoding DUF1932 domain-containing protein: protein MGIALGIVGYGEVGGIFGRGLLHKEGIETVWAWDLKFADSDGGAAARAAAEADGLRVASGMQALCAAADLLISAVTASSTFAVAEEAARHARVGMRFLDLNSASPGTKQRAGAVLEAAGVGYVEAGVMTSVPPYGIRVPMLLGGAQAEALAATLCAWGMDARAVSERLGVASAIKMSRSIMIKGLEALVIESYTTARRYGVEAHVLPTLAETFPQIDWERQGAYFFSRVVQHGKRRAEEMREAAQTVRETGFEPFMAAAIADKQDWVAQQARTGLFDGLDGKSPWQDYADRLIGAGQGGEK from the coding sequence ATGGGCATCGCATTGGGCATCGTCGGCTACGGCGAAGTGGGAGGCATCTTCGGCCGCGGCCTGCTGCACAAGGAAGGCATCGAGACGGTCTGGGCCTGGGACCTGAAATTCGCCGACTCCGACGGCGGCGCGGCTGCAAGGGCTGCCGCCGAAGCCGACGGCCTGCGCGTTGCCTCGGGCATGCAGGCCCTGTGCGCCGCCGCCGATCTGCTGATCTCGGCCGTGACCGCATCCAGCACCTTCGCGGTGGCCGAGGAGGCGGCGCGGCATGCGCGAGTGGGCATGCGCTTTCTCGATCTCAATTCGGCCTCGCCCGGCACCAAGCAGCGGGCCGGCGCCGTGCTCGAAGCCGCCGGCGTCGGCTATGTGGAAGCCGGCGTGATGACCTCGGTGCCGCCCTACGGCATCCGCGTGCCCATGCTGCTGGGCGGCGCCCAGGCCGAGGCACTGGCGGCCACGCTGTGCGCATGGGGCATGGACGCACGCGCCGTGAGCGAGCGGCTCGGCGTGGCGTCGGCCATCAAGATGAGCCGCAGCATCATGATCAAGGGACTGGAGGCGCTGGTCATCGAAAGCTACACCACGGCGCGGCGCTACGGCGTGGAGGCACATGTGCTGCCCACGCTCGCGGAGACCTTCCCGCAGATCGACTGGGAGCGGCAGGGCGCCTACTTCTTCAGCCGCGTCGTGCAGCATGGCAAGCGGCGCGCGGAAGAAATGCGCGAAGCAGCGCAGACCGTTCGCGAGACCGGCTTCGAGCCGTTCATGGCGGCGGCCATTGCAGACAAGCAGGACTGGGTCGCCCAACAGGCACGCACCGGCCTCTTCGACGGACTGGACGGCAAGAGCCCGTGGCAGGACTACGCCGACCGCCTGATCGGCGCAGGGCAGGGCGGCGAAAAATGA